The Candidatus Nanopelagicus abundans genome includes a region encoding these proteins:
- the dapF gene encoding diaminopimelate epimerase, with the protein MVKATYGHGTHNDFVLVFDESDELKFSQEQIKRICDRKTGVGSDGFIKIVKKEGSWFMDYSNADGTQAEMCGNGIRVMARYLTDRKHQMSGIYAINTRDGKKFLAVPEQGDISVNMGQVSQIPGEIIVEVNSNKYRGFNINVGNPHAVVFTDDLTLIGDLKSAPIVLPTDQYLDGVNVEFVQFLDNGEIMMRVHERGVGETQSCGTGTCAVAFAASIEKNKKLPSKWIINPPGGQLIVEIDAHSNATLTGPAELVRDIELDKYL; encoded by the coding sequence ATGGTTAAAGCTACCTACGGTCATGGCACACACAATGATTTTGTATTGGTCTTTGATGAAAGTGATGAGCTGAAATTCTCACAAGAACAAATTAAAAGAATCTGTGATCGCAAAACTGGCGTTGGTAGTGATGGCTTTATAAAAATTGTAAAAAAAGAGGGTAGTTGGTTTATGGATTATTCAAATGCTGATGGCACTCAGGCTGAGATGTGTGGCAATGGCATAAGAGTAATGGCTCGATATTTAACTGATCGTAAACACCAGATGAGTGGTATCTATGCAATTAACACTAGAGATGGAAAAAAGTTTTTAGCAGTGCCAGAGCAAGGTGATATTTCAGTAAATATGGGTCAGGTTTCACAAATTCCAGGTGAAATAATTGTTGAGGTGAATTCAAATAAGTATCGAGGATTTAACATTAATGTAGGTAACCCACATGCTGTTGTATTTACTGATGATTTAACTTTGATAGGAGATTTAAAGAGTGCACCAATTGTTTTACCAACTGATCAATATTTAGATGGAGTGAACGTCGAATTTGTTCAGTTTTTAGATAATGGTGAGATCATGATGAGAGTCCATGAACGAGGAGTGGGTGAAACCCAATCATGTGGAACTGGTACATGTGCAGTTGCTTTTGCTGCAAGTATTGAGAAGAATAAAAAGCTTCCAAGTAAGTGGATAATTAACCCACCGGGTGGACAATTAATTGTTGAAATTGATGCCCATAGCAACGCTACTTTAACTGGCCCAGCTGAATTAGTAAGAGATATTGAGTTGGATAAGTATTTGTGA
- the miaA gene encoding tRNA (adenosine(37)-N6)-dimethylallyltransferase MiaA: protein MSLTVICGATATGKSELAVALAKEINAEVVNADSMQVYKGMDIGTAKLTMAQRDAVAHHLIDVLDITEEANVSWYQQIARDKIDELIALGKSVVVVGGTGLYIKAILDDLNFPDTDPQVRDKITEQADQLGNEIMHEKLAKLDPAAALAIPKENIRRVIRALEVIELTGKPFTANLPRQESSKYPNAKQFGLVLDRSNLDEKIDQRVDDMWTKGFAREVSLLMTQGLEQATTAKKALGYSQIMNYLNGECDEEFAKQETKRVTRAYARRQETWFSRDDRIKWLAPDSMQVRLEKLLASIN from the coding sequence ATGAGTTTAACTGTTATATGTGGTGCAACTGCTACTGGTAAAAGTGAATTAGCAGTAGCCCTTGCTAAAGAAATAAATGCTGAAGTAGTAAATGCTGATTCAATGCAGGTATATAAAGGTATGGATATTGGCACAGCAAAACTAACAATGGCGCAGCGAGATGCAGTAGCACATCACTTAATTGATGTTTTAGATATTACTGAGGAGGCAAATGTCTCTTGGTATCAACAGATAGCTAGAGATAAAATTGATGAATTAATTGCTTTAGGTAAATCAGTTGTTGTAGTTGGTGGTACTGGTCTTTATATTAAAGCTATTCTAGATGATCTAAATTTTCCAGATACTGATCCACAGGTTAGAGATAAAATAACAGAGCAGGCAGATCAATTAGGAAATGAAATAATGCATGAAAAACTTGCAAAATTAGATCCAGCAGCTGCGTTAGCTATTCCGAAGGAAAATATTCGAAGAGTAATTAGAGCACTTGAAGTGATTGAATTAACTGGCAAGCCATTTACAGCCAATTTACCTAGGCAAGAAAGTAGTAAGTATCCAAATGCTAAACAATTTGGTTTAGTCCTTGATCGCAGTAATTTAGATGAAAAAATTGATCAGCGCGTTGATGATATGTGGACAAAAGGTTTTGCAAGAGAGGTTTCACTACTTATGACACAAGGGTTGGAGCAGGCAACAACTGCTAAAAAAGCTCTTGGCTATAGCCAGATAATGAATTACTTAAATGGTGAATGTGATGAAGAGTTTGCAAAACAGGAGACCAAACGAGTTACTAGGGCATATGCCAGAAGGCAGGAAACCTGGTTTTCTAGAGATGATCGGATTAAATGGTTAGCCCCAGATTCAATGCAGGTCCGGCTAGAAAAACTCTTGGCTAGTATTAATTAA
- the miaB gene encoding tRNA (N6-isopentenyl adenosine(37)-C2)-methylthiotransferase MiaB: MPTFVVETYGCQMNVHDSERIAGLLLDAGYTQALADTQPDLVVFNTCAVRENADNKLYGNLSFLAPRKKSDPNFQIAVGGCMAQKDKDIIIKRAPYVDVVFGTHNIGSLPMLLERARIEEASQVEIKESLEHFPSTLPVKRDSAFSAWVSVSVGCNNTCTFCIVPQLRGIEKDRPAHEIMNEVRALVDAGVVEITLLGQNVNAYGVDFGDRGAFAKLLRQCGEVQGLERVRFMSPHPRDFTDDVIDAMAQTKNVMPHLHMPLQSGSDKILQAMRRSYRADRYLGIIEKVRKAMPDAAITTDIIVGFPGESDDDFAATINLVKQAKFSAAYTFQYSKRPGTPAALMADQIGDDVMAHRYNQLHNIQQEISKSENEKQIGKTVELLVSSNEGRHDVDQKRMNGRSADFRLTHFDNSANTARPGDLVKVKVTQGFANHILASAPISVTKTKGGDVHASWVEDIGDKKILLGIPTLSSLKSL, translated from the coding sequence ATGCCTACCTTTGTAGTTGAAACCTATGGATGTCAGATGAATGTCCATGATTCAGAGCGAATTGCCGGACTTCTACTAGATGCTGGCTACACCCAAGCACTAGCTGATACACAACCAGATTTAGTTGTATTTAATACCTGCGCAGTTAGAGAAAACGCTGATAATAAACTATATGGAAATCTCTCCTTTTTAGCACCGCGGAAGAAAAGTGATCCTAATTTTCAAATTGCAGTAGGTGGCTGCATGGCTCAAAAAGATAAAGACATAATTATTAAACGCGCACCATATGTTGATGTGGTATTTGGTACACACAATATTGGTTCACTACCTATGCTGTTAGAGCGTGCTCGAATTGAAGAGGCTTCACAAGTTGAAATAAAAGAATCACTTGAACACTTTCCCTCAACTCTGCCAGTAAAGCGAGACTCAGCCTTTTCGGCCTGGGTATCTGTTTCAGTAGGTTGTAATAACACCTGCACATTTTGCATAGTGCCTCAATTGCGCGGAATAGAAAAAGATCGACCAGCTCATGAAATTATGAATGAGGTGAGGGCATTAGTTGATGCTGGGGTAGTTGAAATAACTTTACTTGGCCAAAATGTTAACGCTTACGGAGTTGATTTTGGTGATCGCGGGGCATTTGCAAAGTTACTCCGCCAGTGTGGTGAGGTGCAAGGTTTAGAAAGAGTTAGATTTATGTCACCACATCCACGCGATTTTACCGATGATGTAATTGATGCAATGGCACAAACAAAAAATGTTATGCCACATCTGCATATGCCACTGCAATCTGGTAGCGATAAAATTTTGCAAGCAATGCGCCGTTCATATCGCGCCGATCGTTACCTAGGAATAATTGAAAAAGTTAGAAAGGCTATGCCTGATGCTGCAATTACAACTGACATAATTGTTGGTTTTCCAGGAGAAAGTGATGATGATTTTGCTGCCACTATCAATCTTGTTAAACAAGCTAAATTTTCAGCAGCATACACATTCCAGTACTCAAAACGGCCTGGTACACCAGCAGCTTTAATGGCTGATCAAATAGGTGATGATGTAATGGCGCATAGATATAACCAATTACATAATATTCAACAAGAGATATCAAAGAGTGAAAATGAGAAGCAAATCGGTAAAACTGTTGAGTTATTAGTATCTAGTAATGAAGGCAGGCATGATGTTGATCAAAAGCGTATGAATGGTCGAAGTGCTGATTTCAGGCTTACTCATTTTGATAATTCTGCAAATACTGCCCGGCCTGGTGATTTAGTTAAAGTAAAAGTTACGCAAGGCTTTGCTAATCATATTCTGGCCAGTGCTCCGATATCAGTTACGAAAACCAAAGGTGGAGATGTCCACGCATCTTGGGTGGAAGATATTGGTGATAAAAAGATTTTGTTAGGAATTCCAACTCTTAGCTCACTGAAATCTTTGTAA
- a CDS encoding regulatory protein RecX yields the protein MSIALYALAPRAKSRDELYKQLLKRGVESDTANAVLDSLELQGLLNDLEFAKLWSESRQRAKKLSKRVIASELRTKGVSQDIITEVIEEIDDESEYAQAFTLAQRKYNSIAHLDSEVIYRRISSLLARKGYGHGICARIMRELTSVN from the coding sequence ATGTCGATTGCGTTATATGCTCTCGCTCCTCGTGCTAAGAGTAGGGATGAGTTATATAAACAATTATTAAAGCGTGGGGTTGAATCTGATACTGCTAATGCAGTTTTAGATTCACTTGAACTACAGGGTTTATTAAATGATCTAGAGTTTGCCAAATTATGGTCAGAATCTAGGCAGAGGGCAAAGAAGTTAAGTAAGCGAGTTATTGCCAGTGAACTTCGCACTAAAGGCGTCTCCCAAGACATAATTACCGAAGTTATTGAAGAAATAGATGATGAAAGTGAGTATGCCCAAGCTTTTACACTTGCGCAGCGAAAATACAACTCTATTGCTCATCTTGATTCCGAGGTCATCTACCGCCGGATCTCATCACTTTTAGCCCGCAAAGGTTATGGACATGGAATTTGCGCAAGAATTATGCGGGAGTTAACCAGCGTTAATTAG
- the recA gene encoding recombinase RecA, whose translation MASTNREPQDEKKEDKRSSDRAKSLDTALAQIERQFGKGSVMKMGDRKAVAMQVIPTGSVALDIALGVGGLPRGRVVEIYGPESSGKTTVALHAIANAQKAGGIAAFIDAEHALDPEYAKKLGVDIDALLVSQPDTGEQALEIMDMLVRSGAIDIVVVDSVAALVPRAEIEGEMGDSHMGLQARLMSQALRKMTGALHQSNTTAIFINQLRDKIGVFFGSPETTTGGKALKFYASIRLDVRRIETLKDGQDAVGNRTRVKIVKNKVAPPFKQAEFDIIYGVGISREGSLIDMGVEIGIVKKSGAWFTYEGDQLGQGKENARAFLIDNPDLANDIETKIRTSYVPSEVDPALVAAVDEATADVEF comes from the coding sequence ATGGCCTCTACAAATAGAGAACCACAAGATGAGAAAAAAGAAGATAAACGATCTAGTGATCGTGCTAAATCCCTAGATACCGCCCTTGCCCAAATCGAGCGTCAGTTCGGTAAAGGATCGGTAATGAAAATGGGAGACCGCAAAGCTGTTGCTATGCAGGTCATTCCAACTGGCTCAGTTGCATTAGATATCGCACTCGGCGTTGGCGGCCTGCCACGTGGTCGAGTAGTTGAAATCTATGGCCCAGAATCATCAGGTAAAACCACAGTTGCATTACATGCAATTGCAAATGCCCAAAAAGCTGGTGGCATTGCAGCATTTATTGATGCTGAACATGCATTAGATCCTGAGTATGCAAAGAAACTTGGCGTTGATATTGATGCGCTATTAGTTTCACAACCAGATACTGGTGAACAGGCACTTGAAATTATGGATATGTTAGTTAGATCAGGTGCGATTGATATTGTCGTAGTTGACTCAGTTGCAGCATTAGTACCAAGAGCTGAAATTGAAGGTGAAATGGGTGACTCACATATGGGTCTACAAGCTCGCCTGATGTCACAAGCACTTCGTAAAATGACTGGTGCACTGCACCAATCAAATACCACTGCAATATTTATCAATCAGTTAAGAGATAAGATCGGTGTTTTCTTTGGATCTCCTGAGACAACAACTGGTGGTAAAGCACTTAAGTTCTACGCTTCAATTCGCTTAGATGTACGCAGAATTGAAACCTTAAAAGATGGTCAAGATGCGGTTGGTAATAGAACCCGCGTTAAGATCGTTAAGAACAAGGTTGCTCCACCATTTAAGCAAGCAGAGTTTGACATCATTTACGGTGTCGGAATTAGCCGTGAGGGATCATTAATTGATATGGGTGTTGAGATCGGAATTGTTAAGAAATCTGGCGCCTGGTTCACCTATGAGGGTGATCAACTAGGTCAGGGTAAAGAAAATGCCCGTGCCTTCTTAATTGATAATCCAGATCTTGCTAATGATATTGAAACTAAGATCCGCACTTCATATGTGCCATCTGAGGTAGATCCTGCCTTAGTAGCAGCAGTAGATGAAGCAACCGCTGATGTTGAGTTTTAA
- a CDS encoding DUF3046 domain-containing protein, producing the protein MRISQLRGKLSDYFPDADTYARDIIHSELGGISVNAAIELGMEPDEIWKAVVRHNPSMAEKYR; encoded by the coding sequence ATGAGGATTTCTCAACTTCGAGGTAAATTAAGTGATTACTTTCCAGATGCTGACACCTATGCCAGAGATATCATCCATAGCGAATTAGGTGGGATAAGTGTGAACGCGGCAATTGAATTGGGGATGGAGCCGGATGAGATATGGAAAGCAGTAGTTCGGCATAACCCTTCGATGGCTGAAAAATACAGATAA
- a CDS encoding TetR/AcrR family transcriptional regulator — protein sequence MSAESALVTYARQRDTSNKSRVAILAGAKLVIAKVGNYQSNIADIAVSAQVAKATIYNQFADKAEMMESLVESEVIRLTELALAASSRQEGLALLSNAISQDLALRKLVESDPSDIARLVTITNHPTWVLVHQGIAKVFGADSAACGVILRWLIGQIASPITEEESVAQARRLAASLFN from the coding sequence TTGTCTGCCGAGTCGGCGCTTGTTACCTACGCCCGCCAACGAGATACTAGTAATAAATCAAGAGTCGCAATTTTAGCTGGTGCTAAATTAGTTATTGCTAAAGTCGGAAATTATCAATCAAATATTGCAGATATCGCAGTAAGCGCGCAGGTAGCTAAGGCGACTATCTATAATCAATTTGCGGATAAAGCAGAGATGATGGAATCTTTGGTTGAATCTGAAGTAATAAGGCTTACTGAATTAGCGCTCGCAGCTAGTTCAAGGCAGGAAGGGTTAGCGCTACTCTCAAATGCTATTTCCCAAGATTTGGCGCTTCGTAAATTAGTTGAATCAGACCCTAGTGATATTGCAAGACTGGTAACAATTACAAATCATCCAACCTGGGTATTAGTCCATCAAGGAATTGCTAAAGTTTTTGGCGCAGATTCAGCCGCATGTGGTGTGATTCTTAGGTGGTTAATTGGGCAGATTGCCTCCCCAATTACCGAAGAAGAATCAGTTGCTCAAGCTAGGCGACTTGCCGCTTCTTTATTTAACTAG
- a CDS encoding helix-turn-helix domain-containing protein, translating to MILLRTHIGSTLRAARIEQERTLRDVAKSARVSLGYLSEVERGHKEASSELLNAICTALDLSLSTILVDVATVVKTHESPVLTISTLQVVETAA from the coding sequence GTGATACTTCTACGCACCCACATAGGTAGCACCCTTCGTGCTGCCCGCATTGAGCAAGAACGCACCCTGCGAGATGTTGCAAAGAGTGCTCGAGTCTCTCTCGGTTATCTATCTGAGGTAGAGCGCGGACACAAAGAGGCCTCTAGCGAATTGTTAAATGCAATTTGTACAGCCCTTGATCTATCACTTTCCACAATCTTAGTTGATGTTGCCACTGTGGTTAAAACCCACGAATCCCCAGTATTAACAATTTCGACTTTGCAAGTGGTAGAGACCGCAGCTTAA
- a CDS encoding CinA family protein has protein sequence MSNELIAKSVIKKLSKLNKNLSVAESITGGGLATALTDIAGSSKVFVGGVIAYSDDVKINQLLVSKSNLKKYGPVSEEVVLEMAQSCLKKFKTDYALATTGVAGPGMAYGKKAGTVWIAVASKKESFTVALSLPGTREVIRHATIASALSALERILKP, from the coding sequence GTGAGTAATGAATTGATTGCTAAATCAGTTATTAAGAAGTTAAGTAAGTTAAATAAGAACTTAAGTGTGGCCGAATCAATTACTGGTGGAGGCCTGGCTACCGCCCTAACTGATATCGCAGGTTCTTCAAAGGTGTTTGTTGGTGGGGTAATTGCCTATAGTGATGATGTAAAAATTAATCAGTTATTAGTTAGTAAATCTAATCTTAAAAAATATGGCCCAGTCTCTGAAGAGGTTGTATTGGAAATGGCCCAGTCTTGCCTTAAGAAATTTAAAACAGATTACGCTCTGGCTACAACTGGTGTGGCAGGTCCAGGTATGGCCTATGGAAAAAAAGCGGGAACGGTCTGGATCGCAGTAGCAAGTAAAAAAGAGAGTTTCACAGTCGCTCTTTCTCTACCTGGCACGCGGGAAGTTATCCGCCACGCCACAATTGCCAGCGCATTATCAGCTTTAGAGCGTATTCTTAAGCCGTGA